One stretch of Bacteroidales bacterium DNA includes these proteins:
- the tatA gene encoding twin-arginine translocase TatA/TatE family subunit: MGNFGATEIILILLVVVLLFGGRKIPELMKGIGQGMKEFKKASRVEDEPEKKSTDTKEETK, encoded by the coding sequence ATGGGAAATTTTGGAGCTACTGAGATCATTCTGATATTACTTGTTGTTGTACTTCTTTTCGGCGGACGTAAGATTCCTGAACTTATGAAGGGAATTGGTCAGGGCATGAAAGAATTCAAGAAAGCCTCACGCGTTGAGGATGAGCCTGAGAAGAAAAGTACTGATACTAAAGAAGAGACTAAATAA
- the rsgA gene encoding ribosome small subunit-dependent GTPase A: MNLFDLGLTTELSEYIKEHISSDLTIGRVTQEHRERYAVSTGEKEYEAEITGNMRFTASSRSDFPAVGDWVAMMTYDTDSAIIHQILPRKSVLERQAVGKAGEKQIISSNVDCAFIMQSIDNNFNINRLERYLSVCYSSDIEPVMVISKIDLSTESDIQKAVSGLETREKKVKYILLSNVTEEGLDQIVSIIQKGKTYCIIGSSGVGKSTLINNLLKKNILKTKEISLSTNKGRHTTEHRELFILENGGIIIDTPGMKLLGMADNIEGIQVTFSDIAELSLKCKFPDCQHINEKGCAVIEALKNGTIDSKSLDNYMRMLREQEHFQSTVAEKRKKDKQFGKMVKDVLKEQKKNKF, from the coding sequence ATGAATCTTTTTGATTTAGGACTTACAACTGAACTTTCAGAATATATTAAGGAACATATTTCTTCCGACCTCACAATAGGAAGGGTAACACAGGAACACAGAGAAAGATATGCTGTGTCGACAGGAGAAAAAGAGTATGAAGCTGAAATTACAGGGAACATGAGGTTTACAGCAAGCTCGAGGTCTGATTTTCCTGCTGTAGGCGACTGGGTAGCAATGATGACATATGATACAGATTCAGCAATAATACACCAGATCCTGCCGAGAAAGTCAGTTCTTGAACGTCAGGCTGTAGGGAAAGCCGGGGAAAAGCAGATAATCTCATCAAACGTCGATTGTGCTTTTATAATGCAATCTATCGACAACAACTTCAATATTAACAGATTGGAAAGGTATCTGTCGGTTTGTTATTCTTCAGATATTGAACCGGTGATGGTAATAAGCAAAATTGATTTATCTACAGAATCAGACATTCAGAAGGCTGTCAGCGGACTCGAGACAAGAGAAAAGAAAGTAAAATATATACTTCTCAGTAATGTTACAGAGGAGGGACTTGATCAGATTGTTTCCATTATTCAAAAGGGAAAAACATACTGTATTATCGGATCATCAGGTGTAGGTAAATCAACCTTAATAAATAATCTTTTAAAAAAGAATATCCTTAAAACAAAGGAAATTAGTCTTAGCACCAATAAAGGAAGACACACTACTGAACACAGAGAACTCTTCATTCTTGAAAATGGCGGAATAATTATAGATACTCCGGGTATGAAGCTGCTTGGCATGGCTGACAATATTGAGGGAATACAGGTAACATTCAGTGATATTGCCGAACTTTCATTAAAGTGTAAATTTCCTGATTGTCAGCATATTAATGAAAAAGGATGTGCTGTGATTGAAGCTCTAAAGAACGGTACAATAGACAGTAAATCCCTTGACAATTACATGAGAATGTTAAGGGAACAGGAGCATTTTCAGAGTACTGTGGCCGAAAAGCGCAAAAAGGATAAGCAGTTTGGAAAGATGGTAAAAGATGTATTAAAGGAGCAGAAAAAGAACAAGTTTTAG
- a CDS encoding amidase, with product MKTVINSRFPLFIASLLLVLITCKSPVNNQVQEEPENNWIEELTITELQQGYKEGKYTITSVVSTYLDRIIEIDKNGPGLNSVIVINPDALQIAEELDRELAAGKSRGPMHGVPVILKDNIDTHDKMPTTAGATVLRNSFPEADSYVAKKLREAGAVIIGKSNLSEWANFRGMMSSSGWSGVGGQTKNPYVLDRNPCGSSSGSGVAVSANLCMLAIGTETNGSIVCPSNNNGIVGIKPTVGLLSRSGIVPISFTQDTPGPMGRSVEDVAIALGALTGIDSADSKTFASAGKFLKDYTKFLKKDGLNGKRIGLMKKSMGFSDKVDILMNETVAYLKANGAEVVEIEFPRGENYEDASFEVMLYEFKDGLNKYFAGLGDSAKVRTLKELIEFNKTDSIELRYFDQKLLEMAEKKGPIDSPEYKKALQLMLRATRENGIDKVMNSNKLDAIMAPTGSPAWKTDLLLGDHFVGGSSSLAAISGYPAITVPMGFVDDLPVGVTFFGKAWNEPMLLEIAYSYEQGTKHRKAPKYIVSD from the coding sequence ATGAAAACAGTAATAAACTCAAGATTTCCATTATTCATTGCTTCCCTTCTATTGGTACTTATAACATGCAAATCGCCGGTAAATAATCAGGTTCAGGAAGAGCCCGAAAACAACTGGATTGAAGAACTGACAATTACAGAGCTCCAGCAAGGCTATAAGGAAGGAAAATATACAATTACTAGCGTTGTCAGCACTTATCTCGACCGCATAATCGAAATAGACAAAAATGGTCCCGGACTCAATTCTGTTATTGTGATCAACCCTGATGCTCTGCAGATCGCTGAAGAACTCGACCGTGAACTAGCTGCAGGCAAGAGCAGAGGTCCAATGCATGGTGTACCTGTGATACTTAAGGACAACATTGATACCCATGATAAGATGCCAACAACTGCAGGTGCAACTGTCCTCAGGAATTCATTCCCTGAGGCAGACAGTTATGTGGCAAAAAAGCTTCGGGAGGCAGGTGCCGTAATAATAGGAAAATCTAATCTGAGCGAATGGGCAAATTTCAGGGGAATGATGTCGTCGAGCGGCTGGAGCGGTGTTGGCGGACAAACCAAAAATCCTTATGTACTCGACCGTAATCCCTGCGGTTCAAGTTCAGGATCAGGTGTTGCAGTGTCGGCTAACCTCTGTATGCTGGCAATAGGTACAGAAACAAACGGTTCAATAGTATGCCCTTCAAATAATAACGGAATAGTTGGAATTAAGCCTACCGTTGGACTGTTAAGCCGTTCCGGGATTGTTCCCATAAGCTTTACACAGGATACTCCCGGTCCGATGGGACGCTCAGTTGAAGATGTTGCAATTGCTCTTGGAGCGCTTACCGGAATTGATTCTGCAGATTCAAAAACCTTTGCCTCTGCCGGAAAATTTCTTAAGGATTATACAAAATTTCTGAAGAAGGATGGATTAAATGGTAAACGCATCGGACTCATGAAAAAATCTATGGGCTTTTCAGATAAAGTGGATATTCTTATGAATGAGACTGTAGCTTACCTGAAAGCAAATGGCGCTGAGGTAGTTGAAATTGAATTCCCGAGAGGAGAAAATTATGAAGATGCCTCTTTTGAGGTGATGCTGTATGAATTTAAGGATGGATTAAATAAATATTTTGCTGGTCTTGGGGATAGTGCGAAAGTAAGAACCCTTAAAGAACTTATTGAATTCAACAAAACCGATAGCATCGAATTGAGATATTTCGATCAGAAGCTTCTTGAGATGGCCGAAAAGAAGGGACCCATTGATTCGCCGGAATACAAAAAAGCTCTGCAACTTATGCTCAGAGCAACACGCGAAAATGGAATTGATAAAGTTATGAACAGCAATAAGCTTGATGCTATTATGGCACCAACAGGATCACCTGCCTGGAAGACAGATCTGCTCCTTGGTGATCATTTTGTTGGAGGAAGTTCATCGCTTGCAGCAATATCAGGTTACCCTGCTATTACAGTACCTATGGGTTTTGTTGATGATCTGCCTGTTGGTGTCACCTTCTTCGGCAAGGCATGGAACGAACCAATGCTGCTCGAAATTGCATACAGTTACGAACAGGGAACAAAACACAGAAAAGCGCCAAAATATATTGTATCAGACTGA